One stretch of Planococcus sp. PAMC 21323 DNA includes these proteins:
- a CDS encoding acetyl-CoA C-acetyltransferase: protein MREAVIVASARTPVGKATKGSLVTVRPDDFGALVVREALQRAGGYDGPIDDLIMGCAMPEAEQGMNIARNIGALAGLPDTVPAVTVNRFCSSGLQTIAYAAERIMVGSADAIIAGGVESMSMVPMMGNVIRPNSKLAETAPQYYMSMGHTAEQVATKYGVSREDQDAFAVRSHEKAAAAIAAGNFDDEIVPVEVTKRYVDENNKYQEKTSMFTMDEGVRHSTNSDGLGKLRPAFSARGSVTAGNSSQTSDGAGALLVMDREKAEALGLKPIAKFRSFATGGVPPEIMGIGPIVAIPKALKLAGLTIDDIDVWELNEAFASQSLGVIRELGLDIDKVNFNGGAIALGHPLGATGSILTIRMMSELKRQGKQFGVVTMCIGGGMGAAGVFEML, encoded by the coding sequence ATGCGTGAAGCAGTAATTGTGGCCAGTGCTCGAACACCGGTCGGAAAAGCGACAAAAGGTTCTTTAGTGACTGTGCGACCAGATGATTTTGGTGCATTAGTTGTAAGAGAAGCATTACAGCGAGCTGGCGGTTATGATGGGCCAATCGATGATTTAATTATGGGATGCGCGATGCCAGAAGCAGAACAAGGCATGAATATCGCACGTAATATCGGAGCACTTGCAGGATTGCCAGACACAGTGCCGGCTGTTACTGTAAACCGTTTCTGTTCTTCAGGCCTTCAAACAATCGCTTATGCAGCAGAACGAATTATGGTTGGGTCAGCCGATGCAATTATCGCAGGCGGCGTAGAGTCTATGAGCATGGTCCCAATGATGGGCAACGTCATTCGTCCAAACTCCAAACTCGCTGAAACAGCTCCTCAGTATTATATGAGCATGGGTCATACAGCCGAACAAGTTGCGACAAAATACGGCGTCAGCCGTGAAGACCAAGATGCATTTGCAGTTCGCTCTCATGAAAAAGCGGCAGCAGCCATTGCAGCTGGAAACTTTGATGATGAAATCGTTCCTGTAGAAGTAACAAAACGATATGTCGATGAAAACAATAAATACCAAGAAAAAACATCGATGTTCACAATGGACGAAGGCGTTCGTCACAGCACCAATTCGGACGGTCTTGGTAAATTGCGTCCAGCTTTCTCAGCGCGGGGATCGGTAACGGCAGGGAACTCATCGCAAACATCTGATGGTGCTGGAGCATTGCTTGTTATGGACCGTGAAAAAGCTGAAGCACTTGGACTAAAGCCAATCGCTAAATTCCGTTCATTCGCAACAGGTGGTGTACCACCAGAAATTATGGGAATCGGACCGATTGTCGCAATTCCAAAAGCATTAAAATTAGCTGGACTCACGATTGATGACATTGATGTATGGGAATTAAACGAAGCATTTGCTTCTCAATCACTAGGTGTTATACGTGAGCTTGGTCTGGATATCGACAAAGTAAACTTTAACGGCGGTGCAATCGCACTTGGTCACCCACTGGGTGCAACAGGTTCCATTTTAACCATTCGCATGATGAGTGAACTAAAACGCCAAGGCAAACAATTTGGTGTCGTAACCATGTGTATCGGCGGGGGAATGGGCGCAGCAGGCGTCTTTGAAATGCTATAG
- a CDS encoding acyl-CoA dehydrogenase family protein — MEQEKTLIKGGSFLIEDADLSRVFTPEDFTEEQKMIAKSTEDYVNTEVMPVIENLENHEFEHSVRLLKTAGELGLLGADVPEQYGGLGLDKVASALIAEKMSKAGGFSITHGAHVGIGSLPIVLFGNEEQKQSYLPRLATGEMIAAYALTEPSSGSDALGAKTVAKLNEAGTHYVLNGEKQWITNAGFADVFIVYAKIDGDKFSAFIVEREFPGVSVGPEEKKMGIKSSSTRTLILEDAEVPVENLLGEAGRGHIIAFNILNIGRYKLGVGTIGASKRAMELTIPYTNQRQQFKTPISSFNLTREKLATMASKLYAVESSVYRTVGLFEDRMSGFTDEQHADGKLVADSIAEFAVECSLNKFFGTETLDYIVDEGVQLHGGYGFMQEYEIERIYRDSRINRIFEGTNEINRLLVPGTLLRKAMKGELPLLEHAQKLQEELLMMMPEEVGTEALDQEKYLVKNAKKIALLAAGLAAQTYGTKLEAEQEVLVNIADIVSNVFAMESVVLRTEKAIAASGEEKAKQKLLYTQIYCQEAFDQIERDAKETLIAAIEGDNQRMMLSALRKLTRSTPYNVIAKKREAAVKLIDVEKYVV, encoded by the coding sequence ATGGAACAAGAAAAAACATTGATCAAAGGCGGAAGCTTTTTAATCGAAGATGCAGATTTATCGCGTGTGTTCACGCCGGAAGATTTTACTGAAGAGCAAAAAATGATCGCCAAATCAACAGAAGACTATGTGAACACAGAAGTAATGCCGGTCATTGAAAACTTAGAAAACCATGAATTTGAACATTCAGTTCGTTTGTTAAAAACGGCTGGTGAGCTTGGTCTTTTAGGTGCTGATGTTCCTGAACAATACGGCGGCCTTGGTTTAGATAAAGTCGCTTCTGCATTAATTGCTGAAAAAATGTCCAAAGCGGGTGGTTTCTCAATTACACACGGAGCACACGTTGGTATCGGGTCACTTCCAATTGTTTTATTCGGTAACGAAGAACAAAAACAAAGTTATTTGCCGCGTTTAGCTACAGGAGAAATGATCGCAGCTTACGCATTAACAGAGCCAAGTTCAGGGTCTGACGCGTTAGGTGCTAAAACGGTAGCAAAACTAAATGAAGCAGGCACGCATTATGTATTAAATGGTGAAAAGCAGTGGATCACGAATGCTGGATTTGCAGATGTTTTCATTGTCTATGCAAAAATTGACGGAGACAAATTCTCTGCCTTTATTGTTGAACGTGAATTCCCAGGTGTTTCTGTTGGACCAGAAGAAAAGAAAATGGGGATCAAGTCATCTTCAACTCGTACATTGATTCTTGAAGATGCGGAAGTTCCTGTAGAAAATTTATTAGGCGAAGCAGGACGTGGCCATATTATTGCGTTTAACATTTTGAATATTGGTCGTTATAAATTAGGGGTAGGCACAATTGGTGCATCGAAACGTGCGATGGAATTAACGATTCCGTATACAAACCAGCGTCAGCAGTTTAAAACACCGATTTCATCGTTTAACTTAACACGCGAAAAGTTAGCGACGATGGCTTCTAAGTTATACGCAGTGGAAAGTTCAGTTTATCGTACAGTTGGATTATTCGAAGATCGTATGAGCGGGTTTACGGATGAGCAGCATGCAGATGGCAAATTAGTAGCTGATTCAATCGCTGAATTTGCGGTAGAATGTTCGCTGAACAAATTCTTCGGTACGGAAACATTGGATTATATCGTAGATGAAGGTGTTCAATTACACGGCGGTTATGGCTTTATGCAAGAGTATGAAATCGAGCGTATTTACCGCGATTCTCGTATTAACCGTATTTTTGAAGGAACAAATGAAATCAATCGATTGCTTGTACCAGGTACATTATTGCGTAAAGCAATGAAAGGCGAATTGCCATTACTCGAACACGCTCAAAAGCTACAAGAAGAGCTATTAATGATGATGCCTGAAGAAGTAGGAACAGAAGCGTTAGATCAAGAAAAATACTTGGTGAAAAACGCCAAGAAAATTGCATTGTTAGCTGCTGGTTTAGCTGCACAAACATATGGCACAAAACTAGAAGCAGAACAAGAAGTGCTTGTGAACATTGCTGACATCGTTAGCAACGTCTTTGCGATGGAATCAGTCGTGTTGCGAACAGAAAAAGCAATTGCTGCTTCTGGTGAAGAAAAAGCGAAGCAAAAACTTTTATACACACAAATTTATTGCCAAGAAGCATTTGATCAAATCGAACGTGATGCAAAAGAGACATTGATTGCGGCTATCGAAGGAGATAACCAGCGCATGATGTTATCTGCTTTACGCAAATTAACACGTTCAACACCTTATAACGTGATTGCGAAAAAACGTGAAGCAGCAGTTAAGTTAATCGACGTTGAAAAATACGTCGTTTAA
- a CDS encoding arsenate reductase family protein, with protein sequence MITYYAYPKCMTCRKAKSWLEKNEIEYNEIHISENPPTKEQLAEIHKASGLELKKFFNTSGLVYRSLSLKDKLSTMSEDEQLELLASNGMLIKRPLAWDGENALLGFKEAEYQNTWL encoded by the coding sequence TTGATCACTTATTACGCATATCCAAAATGCATGACTTGCCGCAAAGCAAAAAGCTGGCTTGAGAAAAATGAGATAGAATACAACGAAATACATATTTCAGAAAATCCGCCAACGAAAGAACAACTTGCAGAAATTCATAAGGCTAGCGGTTTAGAACTAAAGAAATTCTTTAATACAAGTGGGTTGGTTTATCGCTCGCTCAGTTTAAAAGACAAATTATCAACGATGAGCGAAGATGAGCAGCTAGAGCTACTTGCTTCTAATGGCATGTTAATCAAACGACCACTCGCATGGGACGGCGAAAATGCGCTACTTGGCTTTAAAGAAGCAGAATATCAAAATACGTGGCTATAA
- the gcvH gene encoding glycine cleavage system protein GcvH → MSTPAELRYSKEHEWVKIEDGNARIGITHFAQAELGDIVFVELPQVGDELKKDQPFGSVESVKTVSELYAPISGKVIEVNSELEDSPEFVNESPYEQAWMVVIEAPSEAEVNDLMTADQYKEMTNE, encoded by the coding sequence ATGAGCACACCGGCAGAACTTCGTTATTCAAAAGAACATGAATGGGTTAAAATCGAAGATGGCAATGCACGTATCGGCATTACTCATTTCGCACAAGCTGAATTGGGAGATATCGTTTTTGTTGAACTTCCGCAAGTTGGAGACGAACTGAAAAAAGATCAACCTTTCGGTAGCGTGGAATCCGTTAAAACGGTTTCGGAATTATATGCACCAATTAGTGGTAAAGTAATCGAGGTTAACTCTGAGCTTGAAGATAGCCCAGAATTTGTTAACGAATCGCCATACGAGCAGGCTTGGATGGTTGTAATCGAAGCCCCTTCTGAAGCAGAAGTTAATGACTTAATGACTGCTGACCAATACAAAGAAATGACTAACGAGTAA
- a CDS encoding toprim domain-containing protein, with protein MKVIVVEGKSDKLRIAPLIAEPVTILCTNGTVSATRLEELLQPYEGQDMIILVDADSSGDKLRKLVKREFPEANHFYIDRRYKEVATTPLRILKDVLITANIQVNKLLIEG; from the coding sequence ATGAAAGTGATTGTAGTTGAGGGGAAAAGCGATAAGTTGAGAATAGCCCCGCTCATTGCAGAACCCGTGACGATTCTTTGCACAAATGGTACAGTTAGTGCAACAAGGCTTGAAGAACTATTACAACCCTACGAAGGTCAGGATATGATTATATTAGTGGATGCAGATTCTTCCGGTGATAAGCTGCGAAAGCTAGTAAAACGCGAATTTCCTGAAGCAAACCATTTTTATATTGATCGTCGCTATAAAGAAGTTGCCACAACACCGCTTAGGATTTTGAAGGATGTACTCATCACAGCAAATATCCAAGTTAATAAGCTATTAATAGAGGGATGA
- a CDS encoding thioredoxin family protein: protein MKEWTHKEWIKEKNTQNVTAYYLYTPMCGTCQVASKMLSVISELLPDLPMGKANLNYVQEIADLYEVESVPCLLITEGGKLKEKVYAFHSVPFLYNKLKAVDEYSRSC from the coding sequence ATGAAAGAATGGACACACAAAGAATGGATCAAAGAAAAAAATACACAGAACGTAACGGCCTATTATTTATATACGCCTATGTGCGGTACGTGCCAAGTAGCTTCTAAGATGTTATCAGTCATCTCAGAGTTATTGCCAGACTTACCGATGGGCAAAGCAAACTTGAATTATGTTCAAGAAATTGCAGACCTTTATGAAGTGGAAAGTGTGCCATGTTTGCTAATTACAGAAGGTGGCAAGCTAAAAGAAAAAGTTTATGCTTTCCACTCGGTACCATTTTTATACAATAAGTTAAAAGCGGTTGACGAATACAGCCGGTCGTGTTAA
- a CDS encoding methionine ABC transporter ATP-binding protein — translation MIELKKVTKKFDTGKAILTAVEEVDLSISDGEIFGIIGYSGAGKSTLIRLLNGLEKPTSGTVEINGQMITSIKGGELRKARQKVSMIFQHFNLLWSRTVKDNIEFPLEIAGVAKSQRGKRVQELIELVGLAGRENAYPSELSGGQKQRVGIARALANDPEVLLCDEATSALDPETTDAILDLLVDINKRLGLTIVLITHEMHVIRKICHRVAVMEGGRVVELGDVLNVFQSPQAEITKRFVAQVADSGDSQETIKNLRELYPTGELVKLVFLGEQTEKPVLTKLIRSHSVEVNIVQGNISHTQRGAYGTLILQLKGSSTEIEEAIAFLRAEDIQAEVMQND, via the coding sequence ATGATTGAATTGAAAAAAGTAACAAAGAAGTTCGATACAGGCAAAGCCATTCTTACAGCCGTTGAAGAAGTCGATTTATCCATTTCGGATGGAGAAATTTTTGGCATTATCGGATATAGCGGAGCAGGAAAAAGTACGTTAATCCGACTACTAAATGGGTTGGAAAAACCAACTTCAGGAACTGTTGAAATTAACGGTCAAATGATTACATCAATCAAAGGTGGAGAATTGCGTAAAGCCCGCCAAAAAGTCAGTATGATATTCCAACATTTCAATTTGCTTTGGTCTCGTACTGTAAAAGATAACATTGAATTTCCTCTAGAGATTGCTGGTGTGGCAAAATCACAACGAGGAAAACGCGTACAAGAACTCATCGAGCTAGTCGGATTAGCGGGTCGTGAAAATGCTTATCCGTCTGAATTGTCAGGTGGACAAAAACAACGCGTTGGTATTGCCCGAGCGTTAGCAAATGATCCAGAAGTATTGTTATGCGATGAAGCGACGTCAGCACTTGATCCAGAAACGACAGACGCTATTTTAGATTTACTCGTGGACATTAATAAACGTTTAGGGTTAACCATCGTGTTGATCACTCACGAAATGCATGTCATTCGGAAAATTTGTCATCGCGTAGCTGTGATGGAAGGTGGTCGAGTGGTTGAATTAGGAGATGTCTTAAACGTTTTTCAATCACCACAAGCAGAAATTACAAAGCGCTTTGTTGCACAAGTAGCCGATAGTGGAGATTCACAAGAAACCATTAAAAACTTGCGCGAATTATACCCTACAGGTGAATTAGTGAAATTGGTCTTTCTTGGTGAACAAACTGAAAAGCCTGTGCTAACAAAATTGATTCGCAGTCATTCAGTAGAAGTAAATATTGTTCAAGGAAATATTTCACATACACAGCGAGGAGCTTACGGAACATTGATACTGCAGTTGAAAGGTTCGTCAACAGAAATTGAAGAAGCAATAGCATTTCTTCGTGCAGAAGATATTCAAGCGGAGGTGATGCAAAATGATTGA
- a CDS encoding methionine ABC transporter permease: protein MIESLFPNVDWNSMWEATLETLYMTALSTLFTFIIGLALGIVLFLTAPKQLWANKVVNWLTGAFVNIFRSIPFIILIILLIPLTLFLMGTIRGPNAALPALIIGSAPFYARMVLIALKEIDKGVIEAARSMGATTGTIIWKVLLPESKPALISGITVTAIALVGYTAMAGIIGAGGLGTLAFLDGFQRSREDVTLMATILILVIVFIIQYIGDLVTIKADKR from the coding sequence ATGATTGAGTCTTTATTTCCAAACGTCGATTGGAACAGCATGTGGGAAGCAACTCTTGAAACACTTTATATGACGGCATTATCAACATTATTTACGTTTATCATTGGACTAGCACTCGGGATTGTTTTATTTTTAACTGCACCTAAACAATTATGGGCAAACAAAGTAGTCAATTGGTTAACTGGTGCATTCGTCAACATCTTCCGTTCGATTCCATTTATCATTTTAATCATTCTGTTGATTCCATTAACATTATTCCTGATGGGAACTATACGAGGGCCGAATGCAGCGTTACCAGCATTGATTATTGGTTCAGCCCCATTTTATGCGCGAATGGTATTGATCGCGTTAAAAGAAATTGATAAAGGCGTTATTGAAGCAGCTCGTTCAATGGGCGCAACGACAGGTACCATCATTTGGAAAGTTTTATTACCCGAATCAAAACCGGCACTGATTTCTGGCATTACAGTTACGGCTATCGCACTAGTTGGCTACACGGCCATGGCGGGAATTATCGGTGCAGGCGGTCTTGGAACTCTAGCCTTCCTAGACGGATTCCAACGTAGCCGCGAAGACGTTACATTAATGGCAACGATCTTGATATTAGTGATTGTTTTTATCATTCAATACATTGGTGATTTAGTCACAATCAAAGCTGACAAACGGTAA
- a CDS encoding MetQ/NlpA family ABC transporter substrate-binding protein has translation MKKFVVGTALTALVLAGCGNGGASEEESKTLRVGASNVPHAEILEQAKPILEEQGIELEIETYQDYILPNKDLESGEIDANYFQTVPYLASQVADNGYEFENAGGIHIEPIGVYSQEYASLDELPQDGTILMSNSVSDHGRILSMLEAEGLITLAEGVEKTAAEVSDIVENPKNLQFEADYEAALLVQLYESGEGDAVLINSNYAIDAGISPLEDSIAIESSDSPYANIITVRAGDEDNENVKALVEVLTSQEIQDFILEEWGGSVVPVD, from the coding sequence ATGAAGAAATTTGTAGTAGGAACAGCGTTAACAGCATTGGTATTAGCCGGATGCGGAAATGGTGGAGCTAGCGAAGAAGAATCGAAGACATTGCGCGTAGGAGCTTCTAACGTGCCACACGCTGAAATTTTAGAACAAGCAAAACCAATTCTTGAAGAACAAGGAATCGAGCTAGAAATTGAAACGTATCAAGATTATATCTTGCCGAATAAGGATTTAGAGTCTGGTGAAATTGACGCGAACTATTTCCAAACGGTGCCCTACTTAGCGTCTCAAGTAGCTGATAATGGTTATGAGTTTGAAAATGCTGGAGGGATTCACATCGAGCCAATCGGTGTTTATTCACAAGAATATGCTTCTCTTGATGAACTACCACAAGATGGAACCATCTTGATGAGCAACTCGGTATCAGATCATGGTCGTATTTTATCGATGCTTGAGGCAGAAGGCTTAATCACATTAGCAGAAGGTGTAGAGAAAACAGCTGCCGAAGTAAGTGATATTGTCGAAAATCCAAAAAATTTACAGTTTGAGGCAGACTACGAAGCAGCATTACTTGTTCAATTGTATGAATCTGGTGAAGGTGATGCTGTCCTAATCAACTCGAACTATGCAATTGATGCTGGCATCAGCCCATTAGAAGATTCAATTGCAATTGAATCTTCGGATTCGCCATATGCAAACATTATTACTGTGCGTGCTGGTGATGAAGATAACGAAAATGTGAAAGCATTAGTGGAAGTGTTAACATCCCAGGAAATCCAAGATTTTATTTTGGAAGAATGGGGCGGTTCAGTAGTACCAGTAGATTAA